The Morococcus cerebrosus sequence TGGCGTTACCTTGATCCGCAGGGTTCGCCGATTGATTTGATTGAAGCGTCGGACGGTTTTTACACCAAGACGTATTTGCAGGTGTCGTCGGAAGGCGAGGCGAAACCGTTGAATCTGCCCGCCGATTGCGACGTGGTCGGCTATCTGGCGGGGCATCTTTTGCTGACGCTGCGCAAGGACTGGAACCGCGCGAACCAAAGCTATCCGAGCGGCGCGCTGGTGGCAGTGAAGCTGAATCGGGGCGAACTCGGGGCGGCGCAGCTTTTGTTTGCGCCCTATGAAACGCAGGCATTGGAAAGCGTGGAAACGACCAAGCGTTTTGTGGTGGCGAGCCTGCTGGAAAACGTACAGGGCCGTCTGAAAGCATGGCGGTTTGCCGACGGCAAATGGCAGGAAGCCGAGTTGCCGCGCCTGCCTTCGGGCGCGCTGGAAATGACCGACCAGCCTTGGGGCGGCGACGTGGTTTACCTTGCCGCCAGCGATTTCACTACGCCGCTGACGCTGTTTGCGCTGGATTTGAACGTGATGGAACTGACCGTCATGCGCCGCCAGCCGCAGCAGTTTGTTTCAGACGGCATCGAAGTGCGGCAGTTTTGGGCGGTTTCGTCCGACGGAGAACGCATCCCTTATTTTCATGTCGGCAAAAACGTCGCGCCCGACACGCCGACGCTGGTCTATGCTTACGGCGGTTTCGGCGTGCCCGAGCTGCCGCATTATCTGGGCAGCATCGGCAAATACTGGCTGGAAGAGGGCAACGCCTTCGTGTTGGCGAACATACGCGGCGGCGGCGAGTTCGGCCCGCGCTGGCATCAGGCGGCGCAGGGAATCAGCAAACACAAAAGTGTCGACGATTTGCTTGCCGTCGTGCGTGATTTGTCCGAACGCGGCATGAGTTCGCCCGAACACATCGGTTTGCAGGGCGGCAGCAACGGCGGCCTGATTACCGCCGCCGCCTTCGTGCGCGAACCGCAAAGCATAGGCGCGCTGGTGTGCGAAGTGCCGCTGACCGACATGATCCGCTATCCGCTGCTCTCCGCCGGCGCAAGCTGGACGGACGAATACGGCAACCCGCAAAAATACGAAGTCTGCAAACGCTGGCTGGGCGAATTGTCGCCGTATCACAATCTTTCAGACGACGTGCCATACCCGCCCGCACTCATCACCACCAGCCTCAGCGACGACCGCGTCCATCCCGCCCACGCGCTCAAGTTCTACGCCAAACTGCGCGAAACCTCCGCGCAATCTTGGCTTTACGCTCCGGACGGCGGCGGCCATACCGGCAACGGCACGCAACGCGAATCTGCCGACGAACTCGCCTGCGTGTTGCTGTTTTTGAAAGAATTTTTGGGGTAAGGGCAGGTAGCGACACTGCTGCCGCGAATGAAAAAAGGTCGTCTGAAACTGCTTTTTCAGACGACCTTTTTTAATGGTTGTTTCAAATCAAAATATCTATGCCGCCGGCCCCATCAGCACTTCTTCGCATCCGAAGGCAAAAATCCGTAATGCCGCCTGAATGCTTCGTTGAACCGTCCCGCGTGTCGGTAGCCGCAAAAGTGCATGGCGGCTTGGACGGTGCTGCCCGATTCGATGAGGGCGAGCGCGTGTTCCAGCCGCAGGCGGCGCAGGCGTCCGGCGACGGTTTCGCCGGTTTGCGCTTTGAAATAGCGTTTCAGGTAGCATTCGTTCAGCCCGACTCGGCGAGCGATTTCGGCGATGGTCAGCGGGCGGGCGAATTCGCTGTTCAAAATATCGGCGGCTTCATCTATGCGCCGGCGGCGGTAGCCGTTGTCGTGGCGGCGGAAGGTGAAGCGCAATAATCGGGCGGAGAGTTCCAGCGCGGCGGCTTCGTCGGCGAGCAGGCCGAAGCCGTCCGATTCGAACGGGCGTTGCAGCAGGGGGCAGGCCGCCGCCGTCAGTGCCGCCGCGTTTTGCGCCAGCCGTTGCAGGGCGAATCGGCCTATCGTTTGAGGCGAAAACAGGCGTTCGTCCAGCAAGCCTTCGTCGTGCCAGCGGCGCAGTTTTTCCAGCGAAAAATCCAAATGCAGCGCGCGCATGCCGCCGTTGTCGGGCAGCAGGGTTTCGGACACGTCCGCCAGTTCGCCGCGCACCAGCCAGATTTCGCCGCCAGACGGGCGGTATTCCCTGCCGCCCATTTGTAACCGGTTCTGCCCCGACACCATGACGAACAGGGCGCAGTTGTGGCTGAAATTGTGGATTTCGGTGGGAAACGCGCCCGTTCCGCCGCCGCGCATCCGCGACAGGGTAATGCCCGAGTCGAAGCGGTTGATGCACATTTCCAGATGTAAACCGGGCTGTTTTGCCTGCGCCATGAGCGCGCTGTCGGAACAGCCGTCCAACGCCCAGCCGGATTTATCGGAGCGGACATAGGTTTGGTACTGGCGGTAGATGGCGGCGGTGTTCATGGTTAGATGGGAACGGGTTGTCTGATAAGGGGATTAAATAGGAATTATTGCCAATAATCAAGCGTAGGGATTGGTTGAAACGGGAAAGGTCGTCTGAAAGGGTGTTTCAGACGACCTTTCCCGTTTCGGGAATTTGTTTTGCCGTTTCGGGAATTTTGCGTTTTGCAGCATGGTTTCTGCGGGTTAGTTATTTAATAATAAATATTCTTATTCGCACAACAAAGGAACCGCACATCGTGAAGCCACGTTTTTATTGGGCAGCCTGCGCCATCCTGCTGGCCGCCTGTTCGCCCGAACCTGCCGCCGAAAAAACTGTACCCGCCGCATCCCAAGCCGCATCTGCCGCCACGCTGACCGTGCCGACCGCACGGGGCGATGCCGTTGTGCCGAAGAATCCCGAACGCGTCGCCGTGTACGACTGGGCGGCATTGGATACGCTGACCGAATTGGGCGTGGACGTGGGCGCAACCACCGCACCGGTGCGCGTGGACTATTTGCAGCCTGCATTTGACAAGGCGGCAACGGTGGGGACGCTGTTTGAGCCCGATTACGAAGCCCTGCACCGCTACAATCCGCAGCTTGTCATTACCGGCGGGCCGGGCGCGGAAGCGTATGAACAGTTGGCGAAAAACGCGACCACCATAGATCTGACGGTGGACAACGGCAATATCCGCACCAGCGGCGAGCAGCAGATGGAGACCCTGGCGCGGATTTTCGGCAAGGAAGCGCGCGCGGCGGAATTGAAGGCGCAGATTGACGCGCTGTTCGCCCAAACGCGCGAAGCCGCCAAAGGCAAAGGGCGCGGACTGGTGCTGTCGGTTACGGGCAACAAGGTGTCCGCCTTCGGCACGCAGTCGCGGTTGGCCAGCTGGATACATGGCGACATCGGCCTGCCGTCCGTGGATGAATCTTTACGCAGCGAGGGGCACGGGCAGCCCGTTTCCTTCGAATACATCAAAGAGAAAAACCCCGACTGGATTTTCATCATCGACCGTACCGCCGCCATCGGACAGGAAGGGCCGGCGGCTGTCGAAGTGTTGGATAACGCGCTGGTACGCGGCACGAACGCTTGGAAGCGCAAACAAATCATCGTCATGCCTGCCGCGAACTACATTGTCGCGGGCGGCGCGCGGCAGTTGATACAGGCGGCAGAACAGTTGAAGGCGGCGTTTGAAAAGGCCGAACCCGTTTCGGCGGGGAAAGAATAGGGGTCGTCTGAAAACGGAGCTGCAAAAGAAGTGAAAAGCAGCCTGCACGTTGAAAATGCTGCCAAAGCAAACCTTCGGTTTGCCGCCCTCTCCCTAGCCCTCTCCCACGGGGAGAGGGGATGGGGTTGCAGGCTGCTTTTAAGGTTCAGGCAAATTTTAACTCTTGTTGAAGCTGTACTTTAGCTTCGCAGAAACTCGACTTCCTTCGGAAACCTTGTTTTCAGACGACCTTTTGGAACACCATAGGCACACGCATTGAGCGGCTGAGTCAAAGATTCAGACCAATGGCAGTCCGCACCCGAGTTTATGCGGCAAACAGCGAGGCTACGGTAGCCCGTCCCCTCTCCCCGTGGGAGAGGGTTAGGGAGAGGGCAGTAAGCCGCAGGCTTACATCAAAGCCGATAACGCTTTCACAAAGCCTGTGCACTGAAAACGGAAAGGTCGTCTGAAAACGGAGCTTCTGAAGGAAGCGGAGTTTCTGCGAAGCTAAAACCGAAGCTGCAAAAGAAGTGAAAAGCAGCCTGCACGTTGAAAATGTCACCCAAGCAAACCTACGGTTTGCCGCCCTCTCCCTAGCCCTCTCCCACGGGGAGAGGGGATGGGGTTGCCGGCTGCTTTTAGGGTTCAGGCAAATTTTAACTCTTGTTGAAGCTGCACTTTAGCTTCGCAGAAACTCGACTTCCTTCGGAAACCTCGTTTTCAGACGACCTTTTGGAACACCATAGGCACACGCATCGACCGTCTGAATCAAAGATTCAGACCGATAGCAGTCCGCACTCGAGTTTATGCGGCAAACAGCAAGGCTGCGGCAACCCGTCCCCTCTCCCAATGGGAGAGGGTTAGGGAGAGGGCAGTAAGCCGCAGGCTTGCATCAAAGCCGATAACGCTTTCACAAAGCCTATGCACTGAAAACAGAAAGGTCGTCTGAAAACGAGGTTTCCGAAGAAAGCGGAGTTTCTGCGAAGCTAAAACCGAAGCTGCAAAAGAAGCAAAAAGCGATCTGCACGTTGAAAATGCCGTCCAAGCAAACCTGCGGTTTGCCGCCCTCTCCCTGACCCTCTCCCACGGGGCGAGGGGATTGGGTTTAGGGTTCAGGCAAATTTTAACTCTTGTTGAAGCTGTACTTTAGCTTCGCAGAAACTCGACTTCCTTCGGAAACCTTGTTTTCAGACGACCTTTTGGAACACCATAGGCACACGCATTGAGCGGCTGAGTCAAAGATTCAGACCAATGGCAGTCCGCACCCGAGTTTATGCGGCAAACAGCGAGGCTACGGTAGCCCGTCCCCTCTCCCCGTGGGAGAGGGTTAGGGAGAGGGCAGTAAGCCGCAAGCCGCAAGCTTCCATCAAAGCCGATAACACTTCCGTTACAACTCCGCCCACTGAAAGAAGCCTGCAACGAAACCAAAACGACAAACCACATCGTAAACCACCCAACCCATAGGAGAACCCCATGCAAAACGAAACCATCAACCTGAAACAGCACCTTGCCGCCATCAAAGAATATTGGCAGCCCGAAATCATCAACCGCCACGGGTTCCAATTCCGCCTGGTCAAACTTTTGGGCGATTACGGTTGGCACACGCACGGATACAGCGACAAAGTGCTGTTTGCCGTGGAGGGCGATATGGCGGTGGACTTCGCCGACGGCGGCAGCATGACGATACGCGAAGGCGAGATGGCGGTTGTGCCAAAGTCGGTGTCGCACCGCCCGCGTTCGGAAAACGGCTGCTCAGTGGTGCTGATTGAGCTGCCCGACCCGTCCGAGGCCGCCTGAAAACGAAGTTTCCGAAGGAAGCTGAGTTTCTGCGAAGCTAAAACGAAGTTTCCGAAGGAAGCTGAGTTTCTGCGAAGCTAAAACGAAGTTTCCGAAGGAAGTCGAGTTTCTGCGAAGCTAAAAGCAGCCTGCACCTTCAATATGCCGAAAGCACAACCCCACCGCACACCAACACACAAAGGAAATCCCATGACACGCTTCAAATACTCCCTGCTGTTTGCCGCTCTGCTGCCCGTGTACGCGCAGGCCGATGTTTCTGTTTCAGACGACCCCAAACCGCAGGAAAGCACCGAATTGCCGACCATCACCGTTACCGCCGACCGCACCGCGAGTTCCAACGACGGCTACACCGTTTCCGGCACGCACACCCCGCTCGGGCTGCCCATGACCCTGCGCGAAATCCCGCAGAGCGTCAGCGTCATCACATCGCAACAAATGCGCGACCAAA is a genomic window containing:
- a CDS encoding prolyl oligopeptidase family serine peptidase translates to MKSYPDSYLHFENLDAPETQNFAAEAHAETRARFLENDKARALSDGILAQMQDTRQIPFCQEHRARMYHFHQDAEYPKGVYRVCTAATYRSGYPEWKILFSVADFDGLLGDDVYLGGVSHLVEQPNRALLTLSKSGGDTAYTLEVDLEAGGLVEGGFHFPAGKNHVSWRDENSVWVCPAWDERQLTESGYPREVWLVERGKSFEESLPVYQIGEDGMMVNAWRYLDPQGSPIDLIEASDGFYTKTYLQVSSEGEAKPLNLPADCDVVGYLAGHLLLTLRKDWNRANQSYPSGALVAVKLNRGELGAAQLLFAPYETQALESVETTKRFVVASLLENVQGRLKAWRFADGKWQEAELPRLPSGALEMTDQPWGGDVVYLAASDFTTPLTLFALDLNVMELTVMRRQPQQFVSDGIEVRQFWAVSSDGERIPYFHVGKNVAPDTPTLVYAYGGFGVPELPHYLGSIGKYWLEEGNAFVLANIRGGGEFGPRWHQAAQGISKHKSVDDLLAVVRDLSERGMSSPEHIGLQGGSNGGLITAAAFVREPQSIGALVCEVPLTDMIRYPLLSAGASWTDEYGNPQKYEVCKRWLGELSPYHNLSDDVPYPPALITTSLSDDRVHPAHALKFYAKLRETSAQSWLYAPDGGGHTGNGTQRESADELACVLLFLKEFLG
- a CDS encoding helix-turn-helix transcriptional regulator, producing the protein MNTAAIYRQYQTYVRSDKSGWALDGCSDSALMAQAKQPGLHLEMCINRFDSGITLSRMRGGGTGAFPTEIHNFSHNCALFVMVSGQNRLQMGGREYRPSGGEIWLVRGELADVSETLLPDNGGMRALHLDFSLEKLRRWHDEGLLDERLFSPQTIGRFALQRLAQNAAALTAAACPLLQRPFESDGFGLLADEAAALELSARLLRFTFRRHDNGYRRRRIDEAADILNSEFARPLTIAEIARRVGLNECYLKRYFKAQTGETVAGRLRRLRLEHALALIESGSTVQAAMHFCGYRHAGRFNEAFRRHYGFLPSDAKKC
- a CDS encoding siderophore ABC transporter substrate-binding protein; the encoded protein is MKPRFYWAACAILLAACSPEPAAEKTVPAASQAASAATLTVPTARGDAVVPKNPERVAVYDWAALDTLTELGVDVGATTAPVRVDYLQPAFDKAATVGTLFEPDYEALHRYNPQLVITGGPGAEAYEQLAKNATTIDLTVDNGNIRTSGEQQMETLARIFGKEARAAELKAQIDALFAQTREAAKGKGRGLVLSVTGNKVSAFGTQSRLASWIHGDIGLPSVDESLRSEGHGQPVSFEYIKEKNPDWIFIIDRTAAIGQEGPAAVEVLDNALVRGTNAWKRKQIIVMPAANYIVAGGARQLIQAAEQLKAAFEKAEPVSAGKE
- a CDS encoding cupin domain-containing protein yields the protein MQNETINLKQHLAAIKEYWQPEIINRHGFQFRLVKLLGDYGWHTHGYSDKVLFAVEGDMAVDFADGGSMTIREGEMAVVPKSVSHRPRSENGCSVVLIELPDPSEAA